In the bacterium genome, one interval contains:
- a CDS encoding ParA family protein translates to MKSVNSILSVVNAKGGVGKTTTAISIAGCLARLGYKTLAIDTDLQANLTHSLIGREGDHKCIADALEAEEPLDRYIIETHIPNL, encoded by the coding sequence ATGAAGTCAGTCAATTCAATCCTAAGCGTAGTAAACGCTAAGGGCGGGGTCGGTAAGACCACCACGGCGATCTCGATAGCGGGATGCTTAGCGCGGCTAGGGTATAAGACTCTAGCTATCGACACAGACCTACAGGCGAACCTGACTCATTCACTAATCGGTAGGGAAGGGGATCATAAGTGCATAGCGGATGCCTTAGAGGCTGAGGAGCCGTTAGACCGTTACATCATCGAAACGCACATCCCTAACCTG